The following coding sequences lie in one Peribacillus frigoritolerans genomic window:
- a CDS encoding diacylglycerol kinase: protein MKRARLIYNPTSGREAIKKSLPGVLAKLEEAGYEASAHATTGAGDATKAAKIAIERGYDVVIAAGGDGTIYEVVNGLATAEKRPKLGIIPTGTTNDFARALHLPKSIEGAAEIIASGHTMPVDIGKMNDKYFINIAGGGRLTELTYDVPIKLKTMLGQLAYYIKGIEMLPSIKPTEVSIEYDGKLFEGEIMLFLVANTNSVGGFEKLAPDASLNDGMFTLLILKKANLADIVRVATLAMRGEHIHDKNVIYEKANRIKVHAKKDMMLNLDGEFGGMAPAEFVNQYRHFDVFIPQGILPDDPANK, encoded by the coding sequence ATGAAAAGAGCAAGGTTGATTTACAACCCGACTTCGGGCCGGGAAGCCATTAAGAAGAGCCTGCCAGGTGTGCTAGCAAAACTTGAAGAAGCTGGTTATGAAGCTTCTGCACATGCGACGACCGGTGCCGGGGATGCGACGAAAGCGGCTAAGATAGCGATTGAACGCGGCTATGATGTAGTTATTGCAGCAGGGGGCGACGGTACGATTTATGAGGTTGTTAATGGACTGGCCACTGCAGAGAAACGTCCGAAACTAGGAATCATTCCGACGGGAACGACCAATGATTTCGCCCGGGCGCTGCATTTACCGAAGTCGATCGAAGGGGCGGCCGAAATTATTGCAAGTGGGCATACAATGCCGGTCGATATCGGGAAAATGAACGATAAGTATTTCATCAATATTGCTGGCGGGGGCAGATTGACCGAATTGACCTACGACGTGCCGATCAAGCTGAAAACCATGCTTGGTCAGCTAGCGTACTATATTAAAGGAATTGAAATGCTTCCTTCAATTAAGCCGACGGAAGTTTCTATTGAATATGATGGAAAGCTTTTTGAAGGAGAGATCATGCTTTTCTTGGTGGCTAACACGAATTCGGTCGGCGGCTTCGAGAAACTGGCCCCTGACGCCTCTTTGAATGATGGGATGTTCACGTTGCTTATTTTGAAAAAGGCAAACCTCGCTGATATTGTCCGTGTCGCAACATTGGCAATGCGCGGTGAACATATCCATGATAAAAACGTCATTTATGAAAAAGCCAATCGAATTAAAGTACATGCCAAAAAGGACATGATGCTTAACTTGGATGGGGAATTTGGCGGGATGGCCCCAGCTGAATTCGTAAATCAGTACCGCCATTTTGATGTATTTATCCCGCAAGGAATACTGCCGGACGATCCGGCAAATAAATAG
- a CDS encoding GNAT family N-acetyltransferase — translation MYIRKATPEDAEKAAVLTRLAIKEIAEVLTGETEEERILSVLADLFRKSGNRVSYENTLVSEHDGQVSGLIIAYHGKDAESLDEPIVNQLRMKMKDPSVTIDKEAEMRDFYLDTVSVDPDFQGKGIGSALIQYVEGYAKHKGYPRVSLVVEKENEAANRLYGRLGYVEIKTILISGHEFRYMVKEIEEPPV, via the coding sequence ATGTATATCAGGAAAGCGACACCGGAGGATGCGGAAAAGGCAGCCGTATTGACCCGGTTAGCGATTAAGGAAATTGCAGAGGTTTTGACAGGTGAAACGGAAGAAGAAAGGATACTTTCCGTTCTTGCCGATTTGTTCAGGAAAAGTGGGAATCGGGTCAGCTATGAAAATACGCTTGTCAGTGAACATGATGGACAAGTATCTGGATTGATCATTGCTTACCATGGCAAGGATGCCGAAAGCTTGGATGAACCGATAGTGAATCAATTAAGGATGAAGATGAAAGACCCAAGCGTTACGATCGATAAGGAAGCGGAAATGAGAGACTTTTATTTGGATACAGTATCCGTCGACCCGGATTTTCAAGGAAAAGGTATTGGCAGTGCACTGATTCAATATGTTGAGGGATACGCTAAACATAAGGGATATCCAAGGGTTTCTTTAGTCGTTGAAAAGGAAAATGAAGCGGCGAATCGTCTCTATGGCAGATTGGGGTATGTGGAAATTAAAACCATTTTGATTAGCGGCCATGAATTTCGCTATATGGTAAAGGAAATAGAAGAACCTCCTGTTTAA
- a CDS encoding methionine aminopeptidase encodes MGLFNSISAWNATRLEKHRASMEEKGLCPDCYGRGYSSFVPTEYHFSDIHDCPGCNGTGAYADWAAMNGQQM; translated from the coding sequence ATGGGTTTATTTAACTCTATATCGGCCTGGAATGCTACAAGGTTAGAGAAACATCGTGCAAGTATGGAGGAAAAAGGCCTCTGTCCGGATTGTTACGGACGTGGATACAGCTCCTTCGTACCTACGGAATATCATTTTTCCGATATACACGACTGTCCCGGCTGTAATGGCACCGGTGCTTACGCTGATTGGGCCGCCATGAATGGACAGCAAATGTAA
- the rlmD gene encoding 23S rRNA (uracil(1939)-C(5))-methyltransferase RlmD, whose product MKKTAPVAKNDIIEVLFEDLTHEGAGVAKVDGYPIFVQSALPGEKAKIKVMKANKGYGFGRLMEIIENSPYRVEVTTEDYPKYGGCQLQHMSYEGQLEFKEKQVREVMTRIGKLEDVKVHPIIGMENPTHYRNKAQVPVGEKDGKLIAGFFKPRTHEIVETKESIIQNEVINEAVQVVKEIFSKLGIPAYNEEAHKGVLRHIMARYGKQTGELMIVLVTRTKSIPFIETIVKEIVERLPQVKSIVQNVNSKKTNVILGDKMTVLWGDEVIHDMIGDVKFAISAKSFYQINPDQTKVLYDKALEYAGLTGEETVIDAYCGIGTISLFVAKKAKKVIGVEVVEDAIEDARRNAELNEISNAEFMVGDAGNVIAEWYQKGNTADVIVVDPPRKGCEESLLNTIIEMKPKKVVYVSCNPGTLARDLHILEEGGYKAVDIQPVDMFPMTTHVENVVLLELK is encoded by the coding sequence ATGAAAAAAACAGCACCAGTTGCTAAAAATGATATTATAGAGGTTTTATTTGAAGATTTAACACATGAAGGGGCTGGCGTCGCTAAAGTCGATGGCTACCCGATCTTTGTTCAGAGCGCCCTTCCAGGTGAAAAAGCAAAAATTAAAGTGATGAAAGCTAATAAGGGTTATGGCTTCGGCCGCTTGATGGAGATTATCGAAAACAGTCCTTACCGTGTTGAGGTCACGACCGAAGATTACCCTAAATACGGTGGTTGTCAGCTTCAGCATATGAGCTATGAAGGACAGTTGGAATTCAAGGAAAAGCAAGTGCGTGAAGTGATGACACGCATCGGGAAACTTGAGGATGTGAAGGTTCACCCGATCATCGGGATGGAGAATCCAACTCATTATCGCAATAAAGCGCAAGTGCCTGTTGGTGAAAAGGATGGCAAGCTAATAGCAGGGTTCTTCAAACCGCGGACACATGAAATTGTTGAAACGAAAGAAAGCATTATCCAAAATGAAGTGATCAATGAAGCCGTTCAAGTTGTTAAAGAGATTTTCAGTAAACTTGGTATCCCTGCTTATAATGAAGAGGCACATAAAGGTGTTTTGCGGCACATCATGGCCCGTTATGGCAAGCAAACAGGCGAATTAATGATTGTTCTTGTTACAAGAACGAAAAGTATCCCTTTCATCGAAACCATCGTGAAGGAAATCGTTGAACGTCTTCCACAAGTGAAATCCATTGTACAAAACGTGAATTCCAAGAAAACGAATGTTATCTTGGGCGATAAAATGACTGTACTATGGGGCGACGAAGTGATCCATGATATGATCGGTGATGTGAAATTTGCGATTTCAGCAAAATCCTTCTACCAAATCAATCCAGACCAAACGAAAGTCCTTTATGATAAAGCTCTTGAATATGCAGGGCTGACCGGTGAAGAAACGGTGATAGATGCTTATTGCGGCATTGGAACCATCTCTTTATTTGTAGCTAAAAAGGCGAAAAAAGTGATTGGTGTCGAAGTGGTCGAAGATGCGATTGAAGACGCACGCCGCAACGCTGAATTGAATGAAATCTCAAATGCAGAATTCATGGTCGGTGACGCAGGTAACGTTATTGCTGAATGGTATCAAAAGGGCAACACTGCGGATGTCATCGTTGTGGATCCGCCTCGCAAAGGTTGTGAAGAATCCCTTCTGAATACGATCATCGAGATGAAACCTAAAAAAGTCGTATACGTATCATGCAACCCAGGCACTTTAGCGCGTGATCTTCATATATTGGAAGAAGGCGGATATAAAGCAGTTGATATCCAGCCTGTCGATATGTTCCCAATGACGACACATGTTGAAAATGTAGTGTTATTAGAGTTGAAATGA